In Polynucleobacter sp. TUM22923, one genomic interval encodes:
- a CDS encoding pseudouridine synthase: protein MEEKVRVSKLLSELGLCSRREADSYIEQGLVTVDGEVVSELGSRAFRNQKIELQSGAKVQQASRITVILNKPVGFISHFDDEQEYQPAASLITPENYFPSPLDRGRSPRFNTRGLAPAGRLDIDSTGMLVLTQDGRIAKLLIGENSPIEKEYLVRVEGALSFDDLDRLKHGLELDGVTLKPAQVSWQNEDQLRFVLREGRKRQIRRMCEMVGLKVLGLKRVRMGRLSLGPLPPGKWRFVRPDEQF from the coding sequence ATGGAAGAAAAAGTTCGCGTATCAAAGCTTTTATCAGAATTAGGTCTTTGCTCGCGTCGCGAGGCAGATTCCTATATTGAACAGGGTTTAGTGACTGTTGACGGCGAAGTTGTCAGTGAATTGGGTTCGCGCGCCTTTCGTAATCAAAAGATTGAGCTGCAATCTGGTGCAAAGGTACAGCAAGCATCTCGGATTACGGTGATTCTTAATAAACCCGTGGGCTTTATCTCGCACTTTGATGATGAGCAGGAGTATCAGCCTGCTGCATCCCTCATTACCCCTGAAAACTACTTTCCTAGCCCCTTGGATAGGGGCCGCAGCCCTCGCTTCAACACACGAGGCCTTGCACCTGCCGGTCGTCTAGACATTGATTCCACTGGAATGCTAGTGTTGACACAAGACGGTCGTATTGCCAAGCTCCTGATTGGGGAAAATAGCCCGATTGAAAAAGAATACTTAGTACGAGTAGAGGGTGCGCTCTCTTTTGATGATTTAGACCGCCTCAAACATGGCCTTGAGTTGGATGGGGTCACCCTTAAACCTGCCCAGGTGAGCTGGCAGAATGAGGATCAACTCCGTTTTGTATTGCGGGAAGGTCGTAAGCGCCAGATTCGTCGCATGTGCGAAATGGTGGGCCTAAAAGTACTTGGCTTAAAACGGGTTCGCATGGGGCGCCTTTCCTTAGGACCCCTCCCCCCTGGAAAATGGCGCTTTGTCAGGCCCGATGAGCAGTTTTAA
- a CDS encoding DUF167 domain-containing protein, giving the protein MNPIWLKQTPGGIVLNLHCQPGAKLTKVVGLHDGCLKISLQAPASENQANEMLLAWLSKQLRIPQKQIQFLSGQNSRQKRLEIWGSITPEQIIQILGP; this is encoded by the coding sequence ATGAACCCTATTTGGTTAAAACAAACGCCCGGCGGAATTGTGCTCAATTTGCATTGCCAGCCAGGAGCAAAACTGACTAAGGTCGTTGGTTTGCATGATGGCTGCTTAAAAATATCCCTACAAGCGCCGGCTTCAGAAAATCAAGCTAATGAAATGCTATTGGCCTGGCTTTCAAAGCAACTCAGAATTCCTCAAAAGCAAATTCAGTTTTTGTCTGGCCAAAATAGTCGTCAGAAGCGGCTGGAAATCTGGGGCTCAATCACCCCAGAGCAGATTATTCAAATCCTAGGGCCTTAG
- a CDS encoding lipid A biosynthesis acyltransferase, with amino-acid sequence MFKKLANYLSIAVLRILVALPYKALVRFGYGLGSLMTLIPSERNRVVQTNLTLCFPELNAQKINGLRKLHWRLLGRSLVEKSIIWLGTKKQLAQMIEVQSEVDLSDRQPRILVNMHFVGIEGSIILSALAQEKGWPRTSGFFQRMKNPFFNKKIIAWRNRFGGNSIDRQGNTIALIREIRKGSFIIIAPDIDLGLKDSTFVPFFNIQTNTITAVSRLAKITGAQVCMMITTLKPNGLGYICNISRPLENFPSDDPVVDTARLNQIFEAEIRLRPAEYYWVHKRFKNRPSNEASPY; translated from the coding sequence TTGTTTAAAAAATTAGCTAATTACCTGAGTATTGCTGTACTGAGAATCCTGGTAGCGCTGCCCTATAAGGCTTTAGTCCGCTTTGGCTATGGCTTGGGCTCTCTGATGACACTAATACCAAGTGAGCGTAATCGAGTTGTACAAACAAATCTCACGCTATGTTTTCCGGAATTAAATGCTCAAAAAATAAATGGGCTGCGTAAGCTACATTGGCGATTGTTGGGAAGAAGCTTGGTCGAAAAAAGTATTATTTGGCTTGGCACTAAAAAACAGCTCGCTCAAATGATTGAGGTCCAATCAGAGGTTGATCTTAGTGATAGACAGCCTCGTATTCTAGTAAATATGCATTTTGTTGGGATTGAAGGCAGCATTATTTTGAGCGCACTTGCGCAGGAAAAAGGGTGGCCTCGTACCTCAGGATTTTTTCAAAGAATGAAAAATCCTTTCTTTAACAAAAAAATTATTGCATGGCGTAATCGTTTTGGCGGAAACTCCATTGATCGCCAAGGTAACACTATCGCACTCATACGAGAGATCCGCAAAGGTAGCTTCATTATCATTGCCCCAGATATCGATTTAGGTCTAAAGGATTCTACTTTCGTACCCTTTTTTAATATTCAGACCAATACAATCACTGCTGTTTCTAGATTGGCCAAAATAACTGGTGCTCAAGTCTGCATGATGATCACCACCCTGAAACCAAATGGGCTTGGTTATATTTGCAATATCAGCAGACCTCTCGAGAACTTCCCTAGCGATGATCCTGTGGTCGACACCGCAAGACTGAATCAAATCTTCGAGGCGGAAATTCGTTTAAGACCAGCTGAATACTATTGGGTCCATAAGCGGTTTAAAAACCGCCCATCGAATGAGGCAAGCCCGTATTAA
- the mrdA gene encoding penicillin-binding protein 2: MVSFKKPNLDSFQERIHIATLFVTFCFLILVTRLVWLQLVNHGKYALLAENNRIAIVPAPANRGLIIDRNGIVIGRNYSALTLDVNAGEIKGNVDELIDEISQIVLISPRDRRNFKRSLEDSRKMGTFPLRSMLTEAETARFMANRYRFPGVEIRARSFREYPYNELASHLIGYIGRVSLKDKERMQSEIESAKADDPDALQTSFLPGIQYVGKIGLEQSYESVLRGSPGYDQVEITAGGKPVRTLSSSPSVPGKNIVLSVDIKLQYLVEQLYGNFRGAFVAIEPQTGDILAFVSKPNFNPNDFVEGIDSVTWKELNDSPQKPLYNRPLKGIYPPGSTYKPFMALAALETKKRTPSQSISDPGYFDFGNHTFRDDKKGGHGIVDMQKSIVESCDTYYYLLARDMGVNMMHDFMKPFGFGQITGIDLKGESRGILPSTEWKKNTFKKPEQQKWYEGETISLGIGQGYNAFTILQLAHGMANMANNGIVMKPHLVKAIEDPFTRNRTLTTPKESYRIDLNQENIEVIKKAMVEVNNSGTSASVFKGTSYQVGGKTGTAQVFSLNSKEYNHSSTAEFLRDHALYIAFAPADKPTIVIAMVVENAGFGAQYAAPIARKALDFYIEGKWPKEIPEWKRAP, translated from the coding sequence ATGGTTTCATTTAAAAAACCAAATCTCGATTCATTTCAAGAGCGCATACATATTGCGACCTTGTTTGTCACATTCTGCTTCTTAATACTTGTAACACGCTTGGTATGGCTGCAATTAGTCAATCACGGTAAATATGCCTTACTGGCCGAAAATAATCGCATTGCCATCGTTCCTGCACCAGCTAATAGAGGCCTGATCATAGATCGTAACGGGATTGTGATTGGTCGAAACTACTCAGCACTAACCCTTGACGTCAACGCTGGTGAGATAAAGGGAAATGTAGATGAATTGATCGACGAAATTTCCCAAATCGTATTGATCTCCCCTAGAGATCGTCGTAATTTCAAGCGGTCTCTTGAAGATTCTCGAAAAATGGGTACTTTTCCCCTTCGATCGATGCTGACCGAGGCTGAGACTGCCCGTTTTATGGCAAATCGCTACCGATTTCCCGGGGTGGAGATTCGGGCACGCAGCTTTAGAGAGTATCCCTATAACGAACTAGCCTCCCACCTTATTGGATATATCGGGCGCGTTTCTCTAAAAGATAAAGAGCGCATGCAGTCAGAGATAGAGAGCGCTAAGGCCGATGATCCCGATGCCCTTCAGACCTCCTTTCTACCCGGCATTCAGTACGTTGGAAAAATTGGTTTAGAGCAAAGCTATGAAAGTGTATTACGTGGCTCACCAGGATACGATCAAGTAGAAATCACCGCGGGTGGTAAACCTGTCAGAACCTTATCAAGCTCCCCATCTGTGCCGGGTAAAAATATCGTGCTATCGGTTGATATCAAATTACAGTATTTAGTAGAGCAACTCTATGGCAATTTCCGCGGTGCATTTGTTGCGATCGAGCCTCAAACGGGCGACATATTAGCGTTTGTTTCGAAGCCCAACTTTAATCCCAATGATTTTGTTGAGGGCATTGATTCAGTCACCTGGAAAGAGTTAAATGATTCCCCGCAAAAGCCGCTTTATAACCGGCCACTTAAAGGCATTTACCCACCAGGATCTACTTACAAACCATTTATGGCATTGGCCGCTCTAGAGACAAAAAAACGTACGCCGTCACAATCCATCTCTGATCCTGGTTATTTTGATTTTGGTAACCACACCTTCCGCGACGATAAAAAAGGTGGGCATGGCATTGTGGATATGCAAAAGTCTATTGTCGAGTCCTGCGACACTTACTACTATCTACTTGCGCGCGATATGGGCGTAAACATGATGCATGACTTCATGAAGCCATTTGGCTTTGGTCAAATTACAGGCATTGATTTAAAAGGTGAATCTCGAGGCATCTTACCCTCCACCGAGTGGAAAAAAAATACCTTCAAAAAACCAGAACAGCAAAAATGGTACGAAGGCGAAACGATCTCTTTAGGAATCGGACAAGGCTATAACGCATTTACTATTTTGCAATTAGCTCACGGCATGGCTAACATGGCTAACAACGGCATCGTGATGAAGCCACACCTTGTAAAAGCAATTGAAGACCCCTTCACCAGAAATCGCACCTTAACCACTCCAAAAGAAAGCTATCGAATTGACCTCAATCAGGAAAATATTGAAGTCATCAAAAAAGCGATGGTTGAAGTCAATAATTCTGGAACTTCCGCATCTGTGTTTAAGGGGACTAGCTATCAGGTTGGCGGGAAGACAGGAACAGCACAAGTATTTAGTTTGAACTCTAAGGAGTACAACCATAGTTCTACTGCAGAGTTTTTGCGAGATCATGCTTTATATATTGCTTTTGCACCTGCGGATAAACCCACTATTGTGATCGCGATGGTGGTAGAAAATGCGGGCTTTGGTGCGCAATACGCTGCACCGATTGCGCGTAAGGCGCTTGATTTTTATATTGAAGGTAAATGGCCTAAGGAGATTCCTGAATGGAAAAGAGCGCCATAA
- the can gene encoding carbonate dehydratase produces the protein MIMKNSAALDHLFDNNREWASSMVAQDPDFFKRLVAQQAPEYLWIGCSDSRVPANEIVNLEPGELFVHRNVANVVVHTDLNCLSVIQFAIDLLKVKHILVVGHYGCSGVHAALADKRIGLADNWLRHVKDVHQKHARYLGEAIPTPKRQDRLCELNVIEQVVNVCETTIVQDAWARGQELTVHGWAYRLETGLVNDLGMSISSPDEMNTRYATSLTRYQAT, from the coding sequence ATGATTATGAAGAACTCTGCCGCTTTAGACCACCTATTTGACAATAATCGCGAATGGGCAAGCAGCATGGTTGCACAAGATCCCGATTTTTTCAAACGCTTGGTAGCACAGCAAGCTCCGGAGTATTTATGGATTGGTTGCTCAGACAGCCGCGTTCCCGCCAATGAGATTGTCAATTTAGAGCCAGGAGAGCTGTTTGTTCATCGCAACGTAGCTAACGTTGTTGTGCATACAGATCTCAACTGTTTATCGGTTATTCAGTTTGCAATCGACCTACTTAAGGTAAAGCATATTTTAGTTGTGGGTCACTATGGCTGCTCTGGTGTCCACGCGGCACTTGCTGATAAGCGCATTGGATTGGCGGACAATTGGTTAAGGCACGTGAAGGATGTTCATCAAAAACATGCACGCTATCTTGGTGAGGCAATACCTACCCCTAAACGCCAAGATCGTTTGTGCGAGCTCAATGTTATCGAGCAAGTGGTGAATGTTTGCGAAACTACTATCGTTCAAGATGCCTGGGCTAGAGGTCAAGAGCTCACCGTACATGGCTGGGCCTATCGACTTGAAACTGGTCTGGTAAACGATTTGGGAATGTCGATTAGTTCTCCCGATGAAATGAACACTCGCTACGCCACATCGTTAACGCGCTATCAAGCCACATAA
- a CDS encoding HU family DNA-binding protein, giving the protein MNKAELIAAIAGDAEISKAKAEFALNSAIETIIKAVTKGDSVQLIGFGTFSSGKRAARMGRNPKTGEPLKIAAAKTVKFSAGKAFKDSVNKRKK; this is encoded by the coding sequence TTGAACAAAGCAGAACTAATCGCAGCGATTGCTGGCGATGCTGAAATCTCAAAAGCTAAAGCTGAATTTGCATTAAATTCCGCTATCGAAACTATCATTAAAGCTGTTACTAAAGGCGACTCAGTTCAACTGATTGGTTTTGGTACATTCTCTTCTGGTAAACGTGCTGCACGTATGGGCCGCAACCCAAAAACTGGCGAGCCACTCAAAATTGCTGCCGCTAAGACAGTGAAGTTCTCAGCTGGTAAAGCATTTAAAGATTCAGTAAACAAGCGTAAGAAGTAA
- a CDS encoding histidine phosphatase family protein, with protein MTTTRICLIRHGETLWNTERRLQGHTDIPLNARGQLQAQQLALSLKKVHLTFDVLYTSDLKRASDTAAAIATVYDVPMYADHDLRERHFGVLQGITIDEAPSKQPHVWQAHLAREQDHELEGGESISQLAFRVKGFLEKIEQKHSGQTILIVSHGGTMDMMYRIASKQSLSSAREVSVPNASLSWITHNTFGWTVERWGDTSHLEGPALENVDL; from the coding sequence ATGACTACAACGCGCATTTGTCTTATCCGCCACGGCGAAACACTCTGGAATACCGAGAGACGGCTTCAGGGGCATACTGACATCCCCCTAAATGCTAGAGGTCAACTACAAGCGCAACAACTTGCCCTCTCTCTTAAAAAAGTCCACTTGACATTCGATGTGCTGTACACCAGCGATCTCAAAAGAGCTTCTGATACAGCCGCCGCAATAGCAACTGTTTATGACGTGCCAATGTATGCTGATCATGATTTACGTGAACGCCACTTTGGAGTGCTTCAGGGCATCACTATTGATGAGGCCCCCTCAAAGCAGCCTCATGTTTGGCAAGCCCACCTTGCTCGTGAACAAGATCATGAACTCGAGGGTGGGGAAAGTATTTCCCAATTAGCATTTCGCGTTAAAGGTTTCTTAGAGAAAATTGAGCAGAAACATTCTGGACAAACGATTTTGATAGTGAGTCATGGCGGAACCATGGATATGATGTATCGCATTGCTAGCAAGCAGTCCTTAAGCTCAGCCAGGGAAGTGTCGGTACCCAATGCCTCGCTGAGCTGGATTACCCACAATACCTTTGGCTGGACCGTAGAGCGCTGGGGCGACACAAGTCATTTAGAGGGCCCCGCTCTCGAAAACGTAGATCTATAA
- a CDS encoding DUF2798 domain-containing protein produces MPNIPNLIFALIMGALMSFTITLVTTFVRVGSAQNFLWVWLEVWAFAYPVAIVGILAFRSFASKLTARIVEKLTH; encoded by the coding sequence ATGCCTAATATTCCGAATCTTATTTTTGCGCTCATTATGGGTGCGTTAATGTCTTTTACTATTACATTAGTCACTACATTCGTACGGGTAGGTTCAGCGCAGAATTTTCTCTGGGTTTGGCTTGAGGTGTGGGCCTTTGCCTATCCGGTTGCCATAGTAGGAATATTGGCTTTTCGGTCTTTTGCTAGCAAACTCACTGCCAGAATTGTAGAAAAGTTAACGCACTAG
- a CDS encoding sulfurase: protein MKLLPHIHSIYIAPFAGKAMLQMPCAEIIAGQGIKGDRYATSQGAFSGSTPTKIRHISLIATSGIDDANQALRNLISKPFLEAETRRNIVMQNISAQDLNDLVGVVFYLGGLKFKGIELCAPCERPAKLLGRMHFLDAFENRGGLRAEAFESGVLSCGNTLSVVRPKSL, encoded by the coding sequence ATGAAGCTATTACCCCACATTCACTCGATTTATATTGCACCTTTTGCAGGCAAAGCAATGCTGCAAATGCCCTGTGCAGAAATTATTGCCGGGCAGGGAATCAAGGGTGACCGCTATGCCACTAGCCAGGGTGCATTTTCGGGCTCGACCCCTACAAAAATTCGCCATATTAGCCTCATTGCAACTTCAGGCATTGATGATGCAAACCAAGCACTCAGGAACTTAATATCCAAGCCTTTTTTAGAGGCCGAGACACGTCGAAATATTGTGATGCAAAATATCTCCGCTCAAGATCTGAATGATTTAGTTGGGGTCGTTTTTTACCTAGGCGGCCTTAAATTTAAAGGGATTGAATTGTGTGCGCCCTGCGAAAGACCGGCCAAGCTATTAGGAAGAATGCATTTTCTTGACGCCTTTGAAAATAGAGGCGGATTGAGGGCGGAGGCATTTGAATCTGGAGTGCTTTCTTGCGGAAATACGCTTAGTGTTGTTAGGCCAAAATCGCTTTGA
- a CDS encoding GNAT family N-acetyltransferase, with translation MIIYSDSAVISAEQAIDLYKRSTLGERRPVDNVASFNDMLLNANLLITAWDSEKLIGISRSLTDFSYVAYLADLAVDEAYQRQGIGKRLIEETKMRLGPECMIVLLAAPKANTYYEHIGFEHHSRAWVLKK, from the coding sequence TTGATTATTTATTCCGATAGCGCCGTTATCAGCGCTGAACAGGCCATTGATCTGTATAAGCGATCCACTCTAGGTGAACGACGCCCAGTAGACAATGTTGCAAGCTTTAACGATATGCTTCTGAATGCGAATTTATTAATTACCGCCTGGGATTCGGAAAAGCTAATCGGCATTAGCCGCAGTCTCACAGACTTTTCTTATGTCGCCTATTTGGCTGATCTTGCTGTAGATGAGGCATATCAACGACAAGGGATAGGAAAGCGACTGATTGAAGAAACGAAAATGCGGCTGGGTCCTGAATGCATGATCGTCTTACTGGCCGCACCCAAGGCAAACACTTATTACGAGCACATTGGGTTTGAGCATCACTCGCGTGCCTGGGTACTCAAAAAATAA
- a CDS encoding peptide chain release factor 3, which produces MSTSTPGAEVLRRRSFAIISHPDAGKTTLTEKLLLYAGAIQIAGSVKARKASRHATSDWMEIEKQRGISVASSVMQMEYRDCIINLLDTPGHQDFSEDTYRVLTAVDSALMVIDAANGVESQTLRLLEVCRARNTPIVTFINKMDREVKPPMELMDEIETALGIEVMPFTWPVGMGRSFAGVIDIAKMQMRMFKSGEDRVTEDSHVIIDVNDPALKERLGTDLENALAEVELIKNAMPAFNREAFLAGRQSPVFFGSAINNFGVREILNTLVELAPSPGSRKALQREVSPAENKFTAVVFKIQANMDPAHRDRVAFLRICSGHFKRSMKLKICRNGKEVRTNNALSFLSQRRDILDEAFPGDIIGLPNHGLLRLGDTLTEGEQLQFTGLPFFAPEIFRMVESADPLRSKQLCTGLMQLGEEGAIQVFRPMMGGTMLLGAFGQLQFEVVSHRLQSEYGAEVRLLPARYNLARWVSSDDPVALKKFIQENIHRIAEDVVGASVFLASHKSELDVAQQRWESIQFHALREHAGLIYQSDLSG; this is translated from the coding sequence ATCTCCACCAGCACTCCAGGCGCAGAAGTCCTTAGGCGTCGCAGCTTTGCCATCATCTCCCATCCAGATGCTGGAAAGACTACTCTCACAGAAAAATTATTGCTATACGCAGGCGCCATCCAAATTGCGGGTAGTGTAAAGGCACGTAAAGCCAGTCGACATGCCACCTCGGACTGGATGGAGATAGAAAAGCAGCGAGGCATTTCTGTTGCTAGTTCAGTCATGCAAATGGAGTATCGAGACTGCATTATTAATTTGCTCGATACCCCCGGACACCAAGATTTTTCAGAGGATACCTATCGCGTATTGACTGCCGTCGATTCCGCACTGATGGTCATTGATGCTGCCAATGGTGTTGAGTCACAGACCTTGCGCTTGCTGGAGGTTTGTCGCGCCAGAAATACACCTATCGTGACTTTTATCAACAAGATGGATCGCGAAGTCAAGCCGCCCATGGAGCTCATGGATGAAATTGAAACGGCGCTTGGCATTGAAGTAATGCCCTTTACTTGGCCGGTAGGCATGGGAAGATCTTTTGCTGGCGTAATCGATATTGCCAAAATGCAAATGCGCATGTTTAAGTCTGGTGAAGATCGCGTAACTGAAGATTCGCACGTCATTATTGACGTCAATGATCCCGCCCTTAAAGAGCGCTTAGGCACTGATCTAGAAAATGCACTTGCCGAAGTAGAGCTCATTAAGAATGCCATGCCCGCGTTTAACCGTGAAGCATTTTTGGCAGGCCGTCAGTCACCAGTATTTTTTGGTTCTGCCATCAATAACTTTGGCGTGAGAGAAATCCTAAATACTTTGGTTGAGCTAGCACCCTCACCAGGATCCCGAAAAGCGCTGCAAAGAGAAGTAAGCCCTGCTGAAAATAAATTCACGGCGGTGGTCTTTAAAATTCAGGCCAATATGGATCCTGCGCATCGCGACCGCGTTGCGTTTTTACGCATCTGCTCTGGGCATTTCAAACGCAGCATGAAGCTCAAGATTTGTCGCAATGGTAAAGAAGTGCGCACGAATAACGCCCTATCATTTTTATCCCAACGTCGCGATATTTTGGATGAGGCCTTTCCGGGTGACATCATTGGACTGCCTAACCATGGACTGCTTAGGCTGGGTGATACGCTGACTGAAGGTGAGCAACTGCAATTTACCGGCTTACCATTTTTTGCCCCTGAAATATTTCGCATGGTTGAATCAGCCGATCCCTTGCGCTCTAAGCAACTTTGTACAGGACTCATGCAGCTAGGCGAAGAAGGTGCCATTCAAGTGTTTCGCCCCATGATGGGCGGAACAATGCTGCTGGGTGCATTTGGACAACTGCAATTTGAGGTTGTTAGCCACCGCCTACAAAGCGAATACGGGGCTGAGGTACGCTTACTACCAGCACGATACAACCTTGCACGCTGGGTTAGCTCTGATGATCCTGTTGCATTGAAGAAGTTTATTCAAGAGAACATCCATCGCATTGCAGAAGACGTTGTAGGGGCCTCTGTTTTTTTAGCCTCACACAAATCCGAGCTTGATGTAGCCCAACAGCGTTGGGAATCTATTCAGTTCCATGCCTTAAGAGAGCATGCTGGCCTGATCTATCAATCCGACCTATCTGGCTAA
- a CDS encoding aspartyl/asparaginyl beta-hydroxylase domain-containing protein: MRHLIFFIFILSAIYVYYRGKVRFGIVRSLMDYQVLLAPINCLLYLFSKTKAGAYIPTKDFPEMQLIQDNWEIIRDEALALNADGAIAVATGYNDIGFNSFFRTGWKRFHLYWYGKEMPSAQASCPKTVALLKAIPSVKAAMFASLPPGATLVRHRDPYVGSLRYHIGLVTPNDPKCFIDVDGERYYWKDGEAVMFDETYIHFAANETDHQRIVLFCDIERPVYTKPMQLFNRWFGRYVMSAAASQNVEGEKVGLVNVLFKYFYHLRAQAKKLKAKHRSVYYLGKWVLILGILWAIFW, from the coding sequence ATACGTCACCTGATTTTTTTTATCTTCATACTCTCCGCTATTTATGTCTATTACAGAGGCAAAGTGCGGTTCGGTATAGTTCGATCCCTGATGGATTATCAGGTGCTGCTAGCCCCCATCAATTGCTTGCTTTATCTATTTTCTAAAACCAAGGCGGGCGCCTATATTCCAACCAAAGATTTTCCAGAAATGCAGCTGATTCAAGATAATTGGGAAATCATTCGAGATGAAGCTCTTGCCCTGAATGCCGATGGCGCTATTGCGGTGGCTACCGGGTACAACGATATTGGATTTAACTCTTTCTTTAGAACGGGATGGAAGCGTTTTCATCTCTATTGGTATGGCAAAGAAATGCCCTCAGCTCAAGCAAGCTGCCCAAAAACCGTGGCGCTTCTGAAAGCCATTCCCTCAGTTAAGGCAGCCATGTTTGCCTCTTTGCCGCCAGGGGCAACCTTAGTACGCCATAGAGACCCTTATGTAGGCTCTTTGCGTTATCACATCGGCCTAGTAACCCCCAATGATCCTAAATGCTTTATTGATGTGGATGGAGAGCGCTACTACTGGAAGGATGGCGAGGCCGTCATGTTTGATGAAACCTACATTCATTTTGCGGCAAACGAAACGGATCATCAGCGCATTGTGCTGTTTTGCGACATAGAGCGTCCCGTCTATACAAAGCCGATGCAGCTTTTTAACCGCTGGTTTGGGCGCTATGTAATGAGTGCTGCAGCTTCTCAGAATGTAGAGGGCGAGAAGGTTGGGCTTGTAAACGTGCTCTTTAAGTATTTTTACCATTTGAGAGCGCAGGCAAAAAAACTAAAAGCCAAGCACCGTAGCGTTTATTACCTTGGAAAATGGGTGCTTATTTTAGGAATCTTATGGGCAATCTTTTGGTAA
- the rodA gene encoding rod shape-determining protein RodA: protein MEKSAISKAKKLFFSIFNGLDPQLGYILLGLATVGFITFLSASQNTPVRFGDELRNLALSFLVMWTISRIPPKWLEMAAIWIYGIGIALLVAVAIFGLIKKGARRWLNIGLIIQPSEIMKIAMPLMLAWYFQRREGILKTWDYGVAAIILLIPVVLIARQPDLGTALLVFAAGMYVIILAGMPWKWILPFIGLGAFGIILIVIFGNTICAPDITWPFVHNYQKHRVCTLLDPSSDPLGKGFHTIQSMIAIGSGGFFGKGWFQGTQSHLEFIPEKHTDFVFAVFSEEFGLLGNLVLLALFFALVKRGLAISAGAPNLFTRLLGAAVTLIFFTYAFVNIGMVSGLLPVVGVPLPFISYGGTALVTLGFGAGILMSIHRHRRLVQS, encoded by the coding sequence ATGGAAAAGAGCGCCATAAGCAAAGCTAAAAAATTATTCTTTAGTATTTTTAATGGGCTAGATCCACAGCTAGGCTATATTCTACTTGGGTTAGCGACCGTTGGCTTTATTACCTTTTTATCTGCCAGTCAAAATACGCCCGTGCGATTTGGGGATGAACTGCGTAACCTTGCGCTCTCATTTTTAGTAATGTGGACTATCTCTCGCATTCCACCCAAATGGCTAGAGATGGCAGCAATATGGATTTATGGAATCGGTATTGCCTTACTTGTTGCAGTAGCAATATTCGGGCTTATTAAAAAAGGTGCGCGGCGCTGGTTAAATATTGGACTGATTATTCAGCCCTCAGAAATTATGAAAATTGCCATGCCACTAATGTTGGCTTGGTATTTTCAAAGACGGGAAGGCATTCTTAAAACGTGGGACTACGGTGTAGCGGCAATTATTCTTCTCATTCCTGTAGTGCTGATTGCTCGTCAGCCAGATTTAGGCACTGCTTTACTGGTTTTTGCCGCCGGTATGTATGTGATCATTTTGGCAGGCATGCCGTGGAAATGGATTTTGCCCTTTATTGGTCTTGGCGCTTTTGGAATTATCCTAATTGTTATCTTTGGTAACACTATTTGTGCGCCTGATATTACCTGGCCTTTTGTTCATAACTATCAAAAACATCGTGTCTGTACCTTATTAGATCCTAGCAGTGACCCCCTCGGAAAAGGATTTCATACGATTCAATCGATGATCGCTATCGGCTCTGGTGGTTTTTTTGGCAAGGGCTGGTTTCAAGGAACGCAATCCCACCTTGAATTCATTCCCGAGAAACATACTGACTTTGTATTTGCTGTTTTCTCAGAAGAGTTTGGCCTTCTTGGAAATCTAGTTTTGTTAGCCCTCTTCTTTGCCCTTGTTAAAAGAGGTTTGGCCATCTCCGCTGGTGCGCCTAATTTATTTACTCGCCTATTAGGCGCTGCTGTCACACTTATTTTCTTTACTTACGCCTTCGTTAATATCGGTATGGTGAGCGGCTTACTGCCGGTCGTAGGCGTTCCACTTCCCTTTATTAGCTATGGAGGCACTGCTTTAGTCACCCTTGGATTTGGGGCGGGTATATTAATGAGCATTCATCGCCACCGACGACTGGTACAGAGCTAA